One window of the Polypterus senegalus isolate Bchr_013 chromosome 18, ASM1683550v1, whole genome shotgun sequence genome contains the following:
- the LOC120518594 gene encoding cytochrome P450 1B1, with amino-acid sequence MALYGSDLGANRGGGPREWGVHVQPALLASFLFLIFLEACLWVRNLRQNRRLPGPFAWPVVGNAMQLGSLPHLTFSRLAKKYGNVFQLRLGSSEVVVLNGDAIIRQALIRYGAEFAGRPNFTSFQLVSGGKSMVFGSYNTVWKKHRRIALSSIRTFSTANSQTKKRFEAHVMEEALELIQTFIHQTRKHGYFEPTHELTVAAANVICALCFGKRYCHEDMEFKALLGKVNRFGETVSAGSLVDTMPWLQAFPNPIRRIYKDFKDLNREFFEFVKDKIIQHRQTFNPEVTRDMSDAIISVIEHGTRAEDGLTKEHVEGTVNDLLGAGQDTISASLHWILLLLIKYPHIQVKLQRLIDAEVGRDRLPTFEDKSKLAYLEAFIFETMRFTSFVPVTIPHCTTCDVMIDGLHIPKDTVVFINQWSVNHDESKWKNPEVFDPSRFLDDEGAIDRDLTNSVMIFSIGKRRCIGDQIAKLQVFLFTAILLHQCTFEANPADKLTLDCTYSLTLRPLHFTMSVKPREDCKDKVSTLS; translated from the coding sequence ATGGCACTGTATGGATCAGACTTGGGAGCCAACCGTGGCGGTGGTCCCAGAGAGTGGGGTGTGCATGTGCAGCCCGCACTCCTTGCCTCCTTTTTATTCCTCATCTTTCTGGAAGCTTGCTTGTGGGTACGGAACCTCAGGCAGAACAGACGTCTCCCAGGCCCCTTCGCCTGGCCTGTGGTGGGCAATGCCATGCAGCTGGGGAGCCTGCCCCACTTAACTTTCTCCAGGCTGGCTAAAAAATATGGCAACGTGTTCCAGTTGAGGCTGGGCAGCAGTGAAGTGGTGGTCCTTAACGGAGATGCCATCATCAGGCAAGCTCTCATTAGGTATGGGGCAGAGTTTGCCGGAAGACCCAACTTCACCTCTTTCCAGTTGGTCTCGGGTGGTAAGAGCATGGTCTTTGGGAGTTACAATACGGTATGGAAGAAACATCGGCGCATCGCCCTGTCGTCCATCAGAACGTTCTCTACTGCAAACAGCCAGACCAAGAAACGTTTTGAGGCGCACGTCATGGAAGAGGCTTTGGAGCTGATCCAAACCTTCATCCACCAGACCAGAAAACATGGCTACTTTGAGCCAACCCACGAGCTAACTGTGGCCGCTGCCAATGTCATCTGCGCATTATGCTTTGGAAAGCGCTACTGTCACGAAGACATGGAGTTCAAAGCCCTCTTGGGCAAAGTCAACAGGTTTGGTGAGACGGTCAGCGCCGGAAGCCTAGTGGACACCATGCCTTGGCTGCAGGCCTTCCCCAACCCCATCCGCAGAATTTACAAAGACTTCAAGGATTTAAACCGCGAGTTCTTTGAATTTGTCAAAGATAAGATCATTCAGCATCGGCAAACTTTCAACCCCGAGGTCACACGAGACATGAGCGATGCAATTATCAGCGTGATAGAGCATGGCACGAGAGCGGAGGACGGCCTTACGAAGGAACACGTCGAAGGCACCGTCAACGATCTTCTCGGGGCCGGACAGGACACCATTTCTGCTTCTCTGCATTGGATCCTTCTGCTTTTGATCAAGTACCCCCACATTCAAGTGAAGCTGCAACGTCTGATCGACGCAGAGGTGGGCAGGGACAGGCTGCCCACCTTCGAGGACAAGAGCAAACTGGCCTACCTGGAAGCGTTCATATTTGAGACCATGCGCTTCACCAGCTTTGTGCCCGTGACCATCCctcactgcaccacctgtgaCGTCATGATAGACGGCCTGCACATCCCCAAGGACACAGTCGTGTTTATAAACCAATGGTCGGTGAATCACGACGAGAGCAAATGGAAGAACCCTGAAGTCTTTGACCCCAGTAGATTCTTGGATGACGAAGGGGCCATCGATCGGGACCTCACCAACAGCGTGATGATCTTTTCCATAGGAAAGCGGAGATGCATCGGGGACCAGATTGCTAAGTTGCAGGTCTTCCTCTTCACTGCCATCCTCCTGCACCAGTGCACTTTTGAAGCCAACCCAGCAGATAAGCTCACTCTGGACTGCACCTACTCCCTGACCCTGAGGCCCCTTCACTTCACCATGTCTGTCAAGCCACGGGAGGACTGTAAAGATAAAGTGAGTACCCTGTCCTAA